ACCCGAAATCGCCTTCGTGGGGCGTTCCAACGTGGGTAAATCCTCCCTGATTAATGCCCTGCTGGGCCGCAAGAAACTGGCGCGCACCAGCCGTCAACCCGGAAAAACCCGCACGATCAATTTTTTCTCGGTGGAGGGTAAGCTCTATTTCGTGGACCTTCCCGGCTACGGCTACGCCAAGGTTTCCAAGGCCGAGAAGGAAAAATGGGGCGTGATGGTGGAGGGTTACTTAAAAGACCGCGCGCCCTTACGGCATATTTATCTGCTGATGGATATCCGCCACGAGCCGAGCGAAGGCGACCGCATGATATACAATTGGTGCAATTACTACGAACTGCCGTTTACGGTCGCGGCTACCAAATGCGATAAACTTTCGCGCAATCAGATCGCGAAGCAAATAGCAATGCTGCGGCGCGAATTGGGGACGCGGGGTATTATCCCCTTTTCCGCCGAAACGCACCAAGGGCGGGAAGAACTGTGGTCAGGCATAATAGACAGTTGCGGGCTTTATATGTTATAGTTTGGCAGAAAATACAATTTAAGGCGGGCGATTAAATGGCAGAAAACGCTGTTACGGTTGGGAATATATACACGGGAACGGTGCTTAAGATCAAACCCTTCGGGGCGATCGTATCGCTGCCGGGGGGCGTGCCGGGCCTTGTGCATATATCGCAGATAACCAACGGGTACGTGCAAAACGTGGCCGATGTCCTTAATGTGGGCGACGAGGTGGACGTACGCGTCGTTTCCTACGAGGAAGCGTCGGGCAAGATTTCCCTCTCCATGAAGGACGTCCCCCAACAGTCGCACTACGCCTACGACGACGAAGAAACCAGCGAAGACGGCGAATATTCCTACCGTTACGATCCCCCCCCCGTGATATCAGCCGCGCAAGCGGCTTCTTTTGAAGAGAAATTCAAGTCCTGGCAAAAGATATCCAACGAGCGTATCGCCGGTATCAACCGGAGGAATAAAAGGAGGTAAACGTATGAAACAACGGTTTTTAACCTTACTGATCGTGGGTTTGTTTGCCTTGTTCGTTTCCGCTTGCGGCAATAACGGCGGCGCAAGCGGTCAAGCGGGTTCGGACCACGACAGGCGCGGCGATGACCGCCGGGAATCAAGCGAAAACCCAAGTACGGGCAACACCCCCAACGCCGTGCGCGCGCGTATGGATGTGGCGGCCGACCCCAAGGCCTTTTTGGCCAACGTATCGGAGGGCTTGTTCGGTTCGGTGCTGAGCAACATCGGCGGCTCGTCCGACGTGATCTCCAATATTTCGGGTAACCTTAACGGCGGGGTGACCGGACGGATGAACACGATGTTCTCCCTTAACGTAAACCCGCGGGAGGTTGACCGTTGGGCACAGGAGTTCCCCGAAATTCGGGACGTGTTGGGCTTGATCCACCTCCTGTTGGACTCGGGGGTAAATGTCGAAGCGGCCTATAACCTCAACGGCAACGATTTTTCCGGCGAGGTCAGCTTGGAATGGTTGTTAAACAACCAACGTATCCTGGGTTTTGACGCGCTGATGGTGGACGATACGGTTTATTTGGGCGTACCGGAGCTCTACGACAGATACATAGCCATTAACCTGCCGGACTTGGGTTTGGGCTTTAATTTAGCGGAGTTCCTGTACATGGCGCAGGACATCGAATCCTTTATGGACGACATGCTGGGTGAAATGCTCGGCGGCATGTTCGACGAGTTAATGCCCATCTTCGATTTATTGGAAAGGCATGAACGGGCTCTTGACCGCTTGCTGGCTGAAGTGATCGACGCCGCTTTGGCCGAAATCAAGAACATTACCGTCACCGAAAACGTAAGCGTACAAGTCAACGAACGCCCCGTACGCTACACCGAAATGAACGTGTCGATCACCGAAACCGAGCTGGCCAACGCCGCCCGCGCCGCGATGGTCGTATTGCGCGACAGCCGCGATTTTACGGATATGGTCATCGATACGGCCAATACCTTCGGCTTCCCGGTAGAAGCGCGGGAAGTCCGTGATGTGCTGGATGAAATCATCAACGAATTCGACCCGTCGTATTTCGATGATACGGTGTTTTTCACGATACAGATTTATTTGGACGCAAACAACTCGATTACGGGTATCCAATTCGGGCTGGGGGAAGTGCTGATCCGCGGCTTCCTCGACTTTAACCACGGCTACGAACTGACGATACACGACCGCAGCGTGTGGGACCCCGGCCGCATCGTGATCCGCGGCGAATTGCGCGGCCGTTCGGATAACTTCACGGGGGATTTGTGGATCGAATACGAGGACCGTTGGAGCAGTATGGCGGGAAGGCTGGGGACGTTCGATATCCGCTTCCAATCCTTGGACCGCTATTCCATACGCCTGACAACGGCTGTTTCCGATTGGTTCACTTTTGCGGGGGTAAGCCCGAACGATATGCTCCCGCCGATCTTCGCGGAATACGTGAACAACGCCGAAATCACCCTGCACATGGAAGCCGCGCCCAATTCGTCCCGTTTTATGCTGGAGTTGGCGGAACCGGTCAACCGTCTTTCCGCCCGGTTGGAAATGAACTTTGAGGAAAACGTACGCGTCAACGTCACCGCCCCCGCGAACACGATGGGGTTTGACCAAATCGACGTACTGCTGGGCAGGGATTTGTTTACGATATTGGGCAACGTTTCCGATTTGATAGCGCGGATAGAAGGAATGGGTTACGACGTTGGGATGCTGGATGTGCTGATTGGGGAATTGCTTTGGTAGTGTGATATCGTGGTATATAAAAAGGTTGTCATGTGAAAACGTGACAGCCTTTTTTTGTTGTAACGGGGGCGGGGTTGACTCGACCGTTGCGTGCGGCTTTATGATGGGTTTATTAAAACATTATGGAGGTAAAGCATGAGTGAGCTTAAAAAAATCCGCGAAATGTCAACGCAATATGGTATTTCCGCACGTGCCTTGAAATATTACGAGGAAATGGGGCTGATAACCAGTACCCGGAATGATGATTATGCGTACAGGCTTTATGACGAGGCTGCCGTACAACGGCTTGAACAAATCTTAATATTGCGCAAACTGAACATCAGTATCAAGGACATTAAACGCATTTTCAATACATCCGGTTCAGAAGTTGTTTTAGAAGTGCTTGGAAAAAAAGTTGATGCCATCGACGAAGAAGTATCTCTCTTGCACGAACTTAAAGAGATAGTTTTGGATTTTATCCGTCAAATTGAGCAATCCGATTTCGGCAATGAATCTGATATAAAATTGTTATATGAAAAAACAAGGGAAATCGAAGCCCAGTTTGTTAATGTAGATTACAACGGAAATATTACGAATGCAAATCGGTTGCTTGATGTAACGGATAAGTTAGCAAGAACACCTGAAATAATCCACAAACGTTCATATTGTTATTTAATTTTTAATTTAAAGGATGGAAAAAGCGTCATTGAAGCCTCTGAACTGTATTGCAAAGCCTTTGATGCGGAAAAAACATCCGAGGACACATCTGCGGGCGAATGGATTGACGGTTGGATTGGCATAAACATTAGGGTATTTAATTTTGGAATATTCATACAAGCAGTTGACATGCCCGGCAACAGGGGTGCATGTTGTATCAGTTTTGCAACTGAACAAGAACTGCGAAAAGCATATGAATTATTATCAAAAGATGCTAAAGAATCCAATCTTCACTTGGATTGGCATTGGACATCTTTAGCTGCGACCATAACAGATAAATTCGGTGTTGATTGGTTGTTTGCGTTGAATTAAATAGCTACAGTCGAGCGCATTTATACAGTATCGACAAGTCAAAATTATCGTGCGCCCCATTGGGGGATAAAAGACAGCGGGCTTTGCTTTTATAAACTCAAACAATTCTCCACAAAAGCAAAGCCCCACTAATCGATAAGACGAAACATCGAAGAAGCGTCATCTTTGCGGACGACTTCCCGTACCGCCAGCACTTCGAGCTTGGTTAATTTATCGCCGAAGCGGATTTCAATCAAATCGCCGACCCTAACCTCGGCGGAAGCCTTTGCCAACTTACCATTAATCGTCACGCGCCCCGCGTCGCAGGCTTCATTGGCTACGGTGCGTCGCTTAATTATGCGGCTGACTTTTAAGTATTTATCTAAACGCATGTTTTCCTCCTTTAAACGTGGAGCCCCGCGGCACAACATCCTTGAGGCAACCCAAAATGCTCCATACAAATGTGCGGGATACCCGCTTCTTTAAATTCTTCTCCATAAGAAGCAAACCCCAATTTTTCGTAAAACCCCCGCGCCGTAAGCTGTGCGTGAAGTATCTGCCGTTCGCCGCCCATGATGCAACAGGCTTTGATCAAGGCTTGCATAATACCCGTAGCTAAGCCCTTACCCCGGTGTTCGGGTAGGGTGGCAACGCGTCCGATCACATAATCGTCGCGGGTGATCTTGATACGCCCGGTGGATACGGGCGCGTCGTTTTCGTAAACGACCAAGTGGATACACGCGCCGTCGTCCCCTTCGTATTCATCCTCGGGCGCGATGCCCTGTTCCTCAATAAAAACGCGGCGGCGCAGGAGATAGGCGTCGTCCAAGCCTTCCTCACCGAAGAAATATTGCATGGTCAGCATATGAACCTCCCCAAAATCGCGTCGATGATCCGCCCGCTCGCGTTGCCGTCGCCGAAGGGATTGGGAACGGCGGCCATACGGGCGCGCGCTTCCTTGTCGGCCAATAATTCCGCGGCGGAATTGTAAACGGACGATTCCGCTACGCCGGCCAGCACAAGCGTACCCGCGTTAAGCCCTTCGGGTCGTTCGGTCACTTCCCGCAGCACGACCACAGGCACATTAAAGGAAGGGGCTTCCTCCTGTAAACCGCCCGAATCGGAAAGGATCAGGTACGAACGCTTCATCAGGTTGTGCATGTCATGGATTTCCAGGGCATCCGTAAGCAATACGTTGGCACGGTGGGCCAAATATTTTTGTGATTCTTCCCGACCCGCGCCGTTGGGGTGCATCGGCCATACCAATTGCACATCGGGGAAATCCGCGGCGATACGCCCGACGGCACGGCAGATATTTTCCATGGGGGGGCCGAAATTCTCCCTGCGGTGGGCGGTCATTAATATTGTGCGTTTCGCGGGATCGAGGGCGTTGAGCGCGCCGTTTCGGAAGCGGTAACCGTCGGAGGTCGTATAGGCCAGCATGTCCACCGCTGTGTTGCCCGTGACGAAGACCGTATCGCCCGGGATGTTTTCCTTAAGCAAGTATTCCCGCGAAAGCTCCGTCGGCGCGAAATGCAAATCCGTCAGGGCCGTGGTCAGCTTGCGGTTCATTTCTTCGGGGTAGGGGCGGTACTTGTCGTATGTGCGCAGTCCCGCTTCCACATGCCCGACGGCGACCTTCGCGTAAAAAGCCGCCAACGCCGCGGCGAACGTCGTCGTCGTATCGCCGTGTACCAATAGGATATCGGGCTTGTATTCCTCGATCACCGGCTTCATGCCCGTAAGCACGCGGTTGACCACGTCACCCATGGTTTGCCCCGCCGTCATCACGTTTAAATCCCAATCGGGCACGATCCCGAAGGGCTCAAGCGCCTGATCCAACAGTTCCCTGTGCTGCGCCGTCACGCACACACGCGATTCAAGGACGGGCAAACCCGCGGGATTCACCCCCTTACCCTTCGCGCGCTCCGCCAGCACAAGCACCAACGGGATCATCTTATATGCCTCCGCCCGCGTGCCGAAAACCGTCAGAATCTTTACCGTATTCATATATGAGCCGCCTTTTTTAACTTCGTGTCAATTCGACACGAAGTTAGGGAGTATGTAAAAACAACAGCGCAAGCATATTCCATCACCCCAATATGCGCAAGCCCATCCTTGACACCGCACGAATAAACCGTATACTAAAAATAAGAACCCCTTTATCCAAGGGGTTCCTTTGAGGATAGCTGGCCGAGTGGTCGAAGGCGGCGGTCTTGAAATACTGTGGATTGAGTGACCGTCTTGACCGTGCAAAGCCTTGATTTTAGCGGGTTTCGCTATCCATCCCACTGGGGCAAAAACACGATGTTTGCCATCAATGTTTGCCATTTTTCCAGCGGTTGACTTATACTGTGTTTCTTGTTTCATCTTGTTGGAGGGTTACCGAAGTGGTCATAACGGGGCGGTCTTGAAAACCGTTTGAGAGCAATCTCACAAGGGTTCGAATCCCTTACCCTCCGCCACAAACAATGCCAGTAAACTTGCGGGTTTGCTGGCTTTTATATTTTGAACCCCAATGTCCTTTTGGCTCAACTCGGCTTTTTCAGAGCCAAATGTTTGCCATTTTTGAGCCTGTAATCGCCGTTTTCCCCTGTGATTACAGGCTTTTTCGATGCTCGGCATTTTACTACTCTGTTGCCAATCCCGCAAGCGATGTTTCGTCCAGCCAAGACATTGCCCCAGCCGTAGAGTGTTTAGCAGAGAAGTCCAAATGTGCGTAAATGTTGGCGGTGATGGCAAAATCACTATGCCCCAGCCAGTCTTGAATCTGTTTAAGGGGTACTCCGTTTGCCAAGAGCAACGATGCACAGCTATGGCGTAGGTCGTGAAAGCGAATACGTCTAAATCCGTTGTTCTCTAAAAACTTGGGGAACATGGATGTCAGATAATCGGGTTTAATCCGATTGCCGAGAGCATCCGTGTAGATGTACGCACTCTCTTTTTTATTGTACGATTTGCCACACAGCTTGCGGTTATGCTCTTGTTCGTCTTTGACTTCCAGCAGTTTGGCTCGGATAGCCGGAACAAGGGGCAACGTCCTAAAACTGGACTTTGTTTTGGTCGTATCATCGGCTACAAGCACCTTTTGTCCGTCCACGTTAGCAATCGTAACGGTATGCTCGATGGTGATGGTGTTCGCCTCAAAATTGATTGATTCCCAGCGAAGTCCAACGAGTTCTGACCTCCTAAGACCGTAGAACGCTCCGAATATAACGCCTAATTCCAGCTTGTGACCCTTGACTGCCTCAAACAAGTCAACCGTTTCAGACTGTTTCAAAAACTTGCCCGAAAATCGGTCTGCCTTTGGGCGTTTGACCTTTCCCATCACCGTATGGGGGATGTAACCCTTTTCCACGGCGTATTTCAATGCCTTGCTAATGTTGGCATGAAACTTATGGACGGTCATTCCCTTAACTCGTTTGAGTTGCTCGGCGTAGAAAGCGTTGATGTCCTCGGCGGTTAGCTGTTGTAACAAAATGCCTTTATCCCGAAAATATGGGGCGATGGCTTTTTGTACGTTCAGTTGGTAGCCGCCGAATGTGGTTAGCTTAACTTCGGGTCGGATGGCTACAAGCCATTCTTCCATGAAGTCCGCAAAGAGCATTTCGTCCGGGGCTGGCTTTTCACGCTCGGTACGGTTGGCGAGTATTTCATGCTCTTTCCGTGCCTTGCGGAGCAAATCCTCGGCTCGTTTTGTGTTGCCCTTAACCACAAGCCCTGTTGTTACGGATTTACGGATGCGTTGTCCTGTGCTGTCAGTCCAAGCCAGTTTTATATGGTAAAAACCTCGGACATCGGCAAGGTGAGCCGCAACCCTTATTTTTTCTTGTTTGCGTAGATGGTCTGCCATTGAATCCTTAACCTCCTTTGGTTGCAGATAATGTCCACCTACTATTGACTATTTAATTGTAGCGCGCCAACATAAATAATGCAGCCCCCCAAAATCGTTTTTGAGAAGAAAATTTTTTATGCCGTGTGCCTTTCCGTCAATAGCGGGTTCAAAACCTTGACATATTTCATTATGTTTACCTTTGGCACACGAAACTCCCGCCCAATTTTGAGGCTGTCTATCGTACCGTTTCGCAGTAGACGGTAGACCGTCTTTGTGCTGATGCTCAAAAGCTGGCTCACTTGCTTAACATCAAGCACATCGGGATAATCCTTGAACACAACACAGAAAACATCTTGGGTACTGATATTCATATTCATTCCTCCGCTTCACGCAGAAAGCCGCCTGTGTAGGCGGCTCTCGTTTATGTGGTTGCTTTGTTAAAGGTTCAAGTATGTGCAGGGGCATGGCGTACCCTGCACATCGTTTGAAACCTTAACCCATATCCTAAATCCAAAGGAGCAATCACGGCATACCAAACACCCCAAAGGTCAACCCCTGCCGTACCTTGCAAAAATCGCAGTCCTCTTTTATTTCTTGCCAGCCTTTTTTGACGAGTACATATCCGCTATCCCTAAAATCGCCCTCGCAACGAAAGCAAAGGGTCAGCACCATCATTTCGCCTTTTGAGGCTCGGCGATTTTCAATCCCAACACAGACCAACAGGGCGGTATCAATGGCAGCTTGTTCTTTTCCGCCAATACGCCCTATGTATCCAGTCATACGAGAGCGGTCAATCGTCCGTATCTGTTCCACCAAAGCCAGCGAATCATGTTCAAGTCCGCTTTCTTTAAGAAGAACAACGTGCGTAAGTAATGATGTTTTGTTGAGGTTGCGGGTAATCGGCACTACTACCACCGTGGGGCTGTGGGCGTTTCCGGCATTATTCTGCACTACCAGCACAGGACGAACATCACCCTGCTCCGAGCCGATTGTCGGATTGAGGTTAGCGTAGAACATATCGCCACGCTTGATTTGCTTTCTGTTCATTTCACATTCTCCGTTCCTTTATAAAGTATTGGTTGTGAGTTGAAATCACAGTAACAGGCTGGGTCACGATGAACGCTCCCCAGCCCGATGGCTCTAATTTCAACAAACGTGCGGAACACGCACATTTGAAATAAAGTCAGTTTTTTGTCTGCCGTATTTGCCACGCACCCCCGGCTGTTGGGAATATCTCAAACCACTTTGGTAAGTGTCATAATGCCAGCCAGCCGTGTTTCCACGGTTAGGCTCGCACTCCCCCCATGCTGATGGCGGGTCGCTCAATGCTGTGAGGCGTTCAAAGCGAAAGTATCATTATTTCCTCCTGTGGGTCTTGGCGAACAAGCCGCACCAATGGCTTGTCCGAGGCATCCGTTTATCGCTCTCGCCTTGCGGCGGTCATGGCGGCGGCTACCTCATATCGCTTTCCCTTGCGGGTCACAATCGGAATGTATTTGAGATACTGTGTATGACCGCTTTCAAGAGGCGGTATTTGTCAAAGAGCAATCGTGGGAGGAAAGTTCCTCTCATATAGCGTGAAAAAAGGCGCAGTTTGAGGGGGTGTTTTTCAGCCCTTTGACAAATATTTTTTTATTTTCTTTTCAGCCGCTTGCAAACTCTCGTGTACAGATTTTTGATTTGTTCCCTCACGCTCGGCGATTTGATAAGTTGAAAGCCCTTGAACGTGGTACATCAAGTACCGCCGCCGTTGAACATCGGTCAGCTTGTCCAACACAAGAACAGCCGATGATTTGCGTTTAGCATACGCCGCCGCTTGCTCTGCTTGTAGAATGACCTCATCTTCTGCGGATGGCACGGTGAACGCATCATTCTTATCATCAGCCAGCTTGTCCAACGATGTATTTTTCCACGATTGGCGGTAGCCGCTCCTGTCCGTTTCGTAGTAGTCCGCATCGGACAGGGCTTTAAGAGCCTCAAAGTCGGCGGCGGTTTTGGCGGGGTTTTCACGCAGATAATCCGCAAGGGTAATTTCTACGGTTTGGTCTGCAAAGCGGTAAACAATACCCTTTGCGTTTTTGTTGATGGCGTAATCACTATCTCTATAATTTTTCATGGGGTTTCCTCCATTCGATTTTTGAAAAAGCCGTAAAATCGAATGGAGGGAGGCGGTGCGCGCGTCCGAAAATACAAAAAAACTGCCGTCATTGTGCGTTCTCCCTTTCGAGAGCCACTACAAAGGCGGCAGCTTGGGTTGCGTTAAAAAGACGGGTCTTACAAAACGGCAACACGAAGTTGCCGCCTTGTAAGACCCGTCAAGCATTGTGATTCATCGCAAAGCGATGTCATGCGGACTCGGCACGGCGTTTGCGAGTGCAAACGCAAGTGAATGATGCCTGCCCGCCTGTTTCGGTCTGTATACGATAGCGGTGGTAGCCTTTTTATCCGCGAAGTCGCAGCCGTTGTCGGGGCGGTTTATGCCGCCATCCCCAGACTTTCACTGGGTAAGAGCAGGGCAGAACATTCCAACCGCTTGTTTCAGATTCCGTGAGGACAACGCTTAACCGCTCATTTTCAGAGCGATAAGGCTAATTTACCGATATTCAATTTTTAGTCTTGCTATGATTGACTATGCGGGGATTTTTTCACCCCTGTACACCACACCCACTTTCTCGTGACACAAGCGACATTGCCTGTATTCATGGCAAGGTGCTTTTATCCGTGTTGAAAATCGTAAAAGGTCAAGTTTACGTTTTTCATTCACTAACATGAATCGCTTGCCGCAGTAAGGGCATTTGATTTCTTTAAGTCGTTCGGATTCTTCGGGCTGTTTACCCTTGCCACCCTTTTTGCGGAAAGCCACGGCAGGCCAAAATTCCGGGGCGTGTCCGAATACCTCTATTACATATAAAACTTCCTCGCTGGTTTTGTAATCCATCAGATAATCCTCCAAAAACATTGATAATTCGCAATTTTGCGAACATAAGGGCAAATAAAAGACGAAAATTTACCGCCTCGACCCTTTATTAACAATCGCTGTTAGCTTTTCCAAACGAATAAGAGCAGCTCGTTTAGACACGCCGAAAGCCTTTGCCACATACTCCGGCAACTGCTGGGCGTAGCAATCGTCTTGATAACTCGCCCCTCTGATGATGCGGCGGGGTTTGTCGTTGTAAAACTTGAAAAAATCCTTGAACGCTATCCTCAATGCCGGACGGTTCATAAGAATTGCAGATGCCAAGAAATCCGCTTGTCGCTCCATGCGGGCGATGTCGGTGTTCTCTTTCATGGAACGGCTGTAATCTACACGCCCCTCTTTGGCGGCGATAAATTGGTTTTCGTATTTGCCAGCCGGACCGAAAGGATTGTCCTCCGCAAATGCCTTACGGTGCAAGAGCCAATGCGAACCCTCGTGCATCATAGTGAAACGCAAACGAGGAATGTTACGTTTTGCAAGCAAGGTTGGGCTGATAATAACCGTACCTGTTGATACAGGGATTTTCTCTGCTAATAAAGTCTGTTCGTTCAAGACCTCAACCGTTCCATCGTTAAACGCTGTAATCCCCAAGATGTTACTACCTACGCATAAGTGACGATAATCCACATCAAGGTGCAAGTAAAATTCAACAAACTTGTCAACGTCCAATGCGCTGGGTGTTCCGAGGGCATTGGGTGCAAAGTCTTTGACAAGTTCCCCTGCATAATCATCAAGCGAATCATATGTCGTGTACGGTATCATCGAAAACGAATATGGTGTATCAAACGCTTTCATCAAAAACTACTCCTTTCCTTCGAGTTGCTTAACGAACCGTTGCCAGTCTGCATCGCTTGCCCTTTCTTTGGCTACACGGAGAGCGATACGAGCCGCTTTGCTTTCGTTAATATATTCCGTCAAGTCGGGGGGAGAGGCCGAACGTGCCTTGCCCCATAAGTCGTAGAGGGTTTGACTGTCCGCATCGTTAAGATGCAAATGGGTAATAAGTGCATCCAAGAAGTCACGGTCAGCAGGGGAACGCCGTCCGGATTCAATGTCGCAGTAATGCCCCGCCGATATACCAATTTTTTCGGCAAGTGGTCTTATTGACACCTCTTTTTCGTTACGCTTATCTTTGAGGAACGCTCCGAACCTCTGATAATCATTCAACAGTATCATCCCTTTCTTGCATTAAATGTTCGATTGCGTTCGTTCGCAATGATGCGTACTTGCAGGGGATAAATAAGCGGCTTTATCGCCGCTGAGGTCGTTTGCATCTGTTCGCCGTGGTCGGCTTGCCCTGCCGATGCAAGGCAAGCCGTTAGCATTTTCGTTTGTCTTTGACTTTCACAACGACACGGAATTGTCGTTCGGGGTGCGCCTCTAAATCCCTGCCGATAATTTTCGATTCAACAACATCGTTATATCCGAAATACAGCAGGGTGCTTAACAAGTCATTTTTCACTTTCGGAACATATCCGAGTTTAGTTTCACCCAGCATGACTACAATCGCTTCGGGGTCATACGGATTGTCCGGCTCAGACTTCAAAGAAACAGACGTACCAAGTGTAAGCTGCTCGATAACGTCAAGCCCATCGTAGTATGTGAACCCCGCAATGTGAAAATCAAGTAGATTACGGCTTTTCTCGTACATTTGATTCACCTCCAAGAATTGATTTGCGGTTGATGAACCCATTATAACAAATAAGCTGTCCATTTGTACGGACAGCTTAGAGGAAATCGAAAAGGTGTACCTCAAACTGGACACCTAATCATACATAGCTGTGTTAGACTTGATAAGTTCTCGCATAGAGCCGACCAAGCTGTCCGGCGATACGATTTTAGCTTTATCACCAAACTGGAACATCCAACCCAAAAACACCGGGCTGACCGCTACATCAACAGACACTTCAAACCGTCCGTTATCCTTTGGTATGATTTTCGCATCCATGCCAAAGTAGTCCAGTACCACGTTCACCAAACTATTATCGAAAGCCAGCGTTGCCCTAACGACCTCGCCACTAAACATTCCAAAAGTCTGCTTGGCATACCTCGTGATATTGAATTTACTGCGGTCAAAATCGGCTTTGTGTTCAGACAACTCAACACTACCCATACGGTCTACCCTGTAATTCCGCAGTTCCTTGTTTTCGGCGTTGTATGCTACGAGGTAGTATTTATCACTATCCCAGCACAAGGTTACAGGCGTGACCTCGTATAAAGCACCATTTTTGCGGGGTGCAAGTTTCTTCTTCACGTTGTAATCGTAGTATTTGAATGTAATCTTCATCCCTGTGTTTATCGCCTCGTGGATTTTATCCACGCTGTAAAAAGACTGCTCATTAAATGATTTTGGACGGCCAGTAACGAAAATTTGGCGTTTTAATGCCGCTGATTGGGGGTGACTTGTAAAAGCAGCTACTTTTGAAATTAACTCCTCGCTCTTTTTTTCCGTGATAAAGCGGGAGGACTGCACCGCATCCACAAGCAGTTTAAGTTCGGGAAGTTCAAAGTGGCGATGCCCTATGTAATACCGAGGGATTCTACCCTTTGTGACTTCTATATCAAGTCCGTACTGACGGAGAATTTCTAAGTCTGTGTAAATGGACTTGCGTTCTGCGTGGACATCGTAGGTTGCAAGTGCAGAAATAATCTCCGGCATGGACAT
This window of the Oscillospiraceae bacterium genome carries:
- a CDS encoding ImmA/IrrE family metallo-endopeptidase, which gives rise to MKAFDTPYSFSMIPYTTYDSLDDYAGELVKDFAPNALGTPSALDVDKFVEFYLHLDVDYRHLCVGSNILGITAFNDGTVEVLNEQTLLAEKIPVSTGTVIISPTLLAKRNIPRLRFTMMHEGSHWLLHRKAFAEDNPFGPAGKYENQFIAAKEGRVDYSRSMKENTDIARMERQADFLASAILMNRPALRIAFKDFFKFYNDKPRRIIRGASYQDDCYAQQLPEYVAKAFGVSKRAALIRLEKLTAIVNKGSRR
- a CDS encoding helix-turn-helix domain-containing protein gives rise to the protein MNDYQRFGAFLKDKRNEKEVSIRPLAEKIGISAGHYCDIESGRRSPADRDFLDALITHLHLNDADSQTLYDLWGKARSASPPDLTEYINESKAARIALRVAKERASDADWQRFVKQLEGKE
- a CDS encoding HIRAN domain-containing protein: MYEKSRNLLDFHIAGFTYYDGLDVIEQLTLGTSVSLKSEPDNPYDPEAIVVMLGETKLGYVPKVKNDLLSTLLYFGYNDVVESKIIGRDLEAHPERQFRVVVKVKDKRKC
- a CDS encoding WYL domain-containing protein produces the protein MPASPNQRAKLLYLRKILLERTDEQTPMSMPEIISALATYDVHAERKSIYTDLEILRQYGLDIEVTKGRIPRYYIGHRHFELPELKLLVDAVQSSRFITEKKSEELISKVAAFTSHPQSAALKRQIFVTGRPKSFNEQSFYSVDKIHEAINTGMKITFKYYDYNVKKKLAPRKNGALYEVTPVTLCWDSDKYYLVAYNAENKELRNYRVDRMGSVELSEHKADFDRSKFNITRYAKQTFGMFSGEVVRATLAFDNSLVNVVLDYFGMDAKIIPKDNGRFEVSVDVAVSPVFLGWMFQFGDKAKIVSPDSLVGSMRELIKSNTAMYD